The segment AACCCGCTAGGCTTATTATGGTAACCCCTTATGCTGATGAAAAGGTCATGGAGGCTTCATTGCGCTTAGGCATCGAAGTTTATACGAAGATTTAGGCTTCCAGTATCTTCCATGAAGGTTTTGCTACATTAAGATATCAACGTGTTAGAGACCAGCATACTATTCCTCTTGCAGACACTTCTAGCATATCATAGGTACGCGTAAAATATGAACACTCTCCAAGTAAACTTCTGAAGGTTTACCCTCTACACCTCAATATTTCATGGGCTAAGCATATTATTGTGACTGAGTGGGATGAGTTTAGGAAGCTTAAACCAGAAGATTTCATGAAATTGATGAGGAATCCAGCAGTTATGGATGGTAGGAGAATATATGATCCAGAAGTCTACTCTAAAAACTGAAATTTAAGACTGTGGGATTAGGTTAGAAATGTGGCATTGAGAACCCTGGGGGTAATTTAGTTTAATTAGCTCTATTAATGATGTAATATGATTGGGGACTTCGTTTAAGTGGCGGTTCTCAGCATTCCAGGGGGTATTCGCATCTTATCATGGTAAAATAGCTTAAACTTTACTAGTAATTATTTCAAGCACCCACTCCTCGAATTCCGGAATGATTTCTGAGGAAATTTTCATAGCCCAGCTCCATAGCTCCTCTGGTTTAACCGTTAAGTACCTATGTATGAGCCTGTTCCTTAGAATGATCATCGTCTCAATTCTTTCTCCTAAAGCTGGCTTCATCAGCCCGTATCCTACAAGCTTCTCTATATACTCTCTATAGGCGCTTACGACGCCCAGCTGCTTTGCGCCGACTATGTGTGCGCATATATCTATCATTACCTGTATGATGTCTTGAACCATGCTTTTTAGGGCATACCAAGCCTCAGCATTACTTGACAATTCTTCAACCCTGCGTTTATTTAGGAATGATTCTAGGTGTCTATGAACTTGAGCTAGGTAGTCCAGAAACTCTTTAATGAGCTCTATGTCGATTCCTCTTGGGTTACTAATCCACCAGTGTAGCTCCTTCTGAATTTCCAATGCTATTTCTGGGAAATTTTTGTTAACCTCCTGAACAATTGCTTCCTCGTAACCTCTATCTACAAGCTTCACCCCTTCCTTCAAGACCTTCACCTTCAAGCGCAGAGGAGCCTTAGAGAGGTCAAGTATGTCTACCGCATCTTCATTGACCCCTAAAGATTTCGAAACGCTGAACAATACCCGCCCTATCCCTATCAAGCTGTTGTCCTTAAGGAGGACGGCTACATCGAAGTCGCTGATTGAAGAAGCCTTCCCAGTCGCCCTAGACCCAAATAAGTAGGCAAGGAGGATGTTTTCATCCTTCTCCAGCGCATCCCTTAATCTATCAATAAGCTCCCTCCCTCCGACCTCCGTGCCATTCACCACAACTTTACACCCCAATTACCATTAGCTAAACAAGGAAATAGATTTTATGCATGAAAACTTCAGTTCACACTTTACATCCATAGCCATGAATAATGCTGAGAAAATTTTGGTGGGGATGTTGAGTATGCAGGTGGTGTGGAATTATGAGTTTAAATTGAAAGTGGAACTTCTAAAAGCGGGAAGATGAGGATAAATCCAATTAAACTAGGTGTAAAGCTATCATATTATAATCAGCATAAGATCCCGATATTGAAGATAGTGAAGATATTTAAGAAAAGTTAGGACTTTTAGGTAGTGTGGGTCTATGAGGTGGGCTAAGGGTGGGACATATCTGGGTTGAGGCTGTTATTAGGAATCCGTTTACAGGTGGAAGTGCATCTGTTAAAGCTCTTGTTGATACAGGGGCTACAGACACTGTAATCCCTAGGAAAATTGCTGAAGAGCTTCAGCTACCTGTGACTGGTAAAAGTGTTGTGCTAACAGCTAGAGGTCCTGTGGAGCTTGATGAGTGTATAGGGGTTATGGAGATTATGGGTAGGAAAAGGGCTGTGCCCATGCTGATATCGAGTGAATTAAACTTTGCGCTTATAGGTGTTACGACACTTGAATGGCTTCGCTTGGAAGTGGACCCTACTACAGGTAAGCTTAAGGAAAGTGTAGCATTTCTATTCTAAAGCAAATTCTTATAGTGTTTCAGTTTTTGTTCTCCATAACCCCCTGCTCACAGATGCTCAAAATAAGATTAATAAACTTTACACGCTCTAAGAGTTTGTAGAAATTTTCAGCAAAAGCTTGCAACATCTATATGCAATCAATCTCATAGTCATCTTACAGATGCTTCTGCAAGCATCTCCAAACCATTTTCAACAACATCTCATCGAGGGAGAAGTAGCGTCGTTCTCTATAACAGTTATCAAACTTAGTTGCAGGGAAGAACTTAGCTAGAGATAGGAGAAGTAAATACGTGCTCTTATTAGATAATGATACAATATTATTCAAGAGGGGCAGAAGATCTATTTGCTCAGGAGGTTAAGAGGATTTTGGGTGGTGGAAGGGTGGACTTCATATTCATAGATGGAGACCATACGTATGAAGGTGTTAAGAGGGATTTTGAGATGCACTCTCCTCTGATGAGAAATTGTGAGGGTGATTTTCACAAGTAGAGGGAATTTAAGAGTTTAAGTTGATATCGGTTCTATTAGATTTTGAAAGTGGCTTGTTTATGATTTTGTTCCATTTTCCATGTGTAAAATAGTATAAGTTTTTACACATGGATACCCTACTTAAAACATTTCAGCTTTTAAGGCTTAGAAGCAACTCTCCAAATCGGCTGGGGAAAGAGATAAGAACACCCTCAATCACTATTACTTTTGATTGAATTGGAAAAGCTTAAGGCTGAAGTGTTCAGGCTACTGAGGGAGGATGAGGAGTTTAGGTATGCCGTTGCAGGTCTAATAGGCTTAGGGGAAATTATTAAGCGTTTAGAGGCTCACGATGAAAAATTCATAGAAATACTTAAGAGGCTTGATAGACATGATGAAAAGTTCATCGAGATACTTAAGCGTCTAGATTCCCATGATAAAAAATTCATTGAAATGCTCAAGCGTCTAGATGCTCATGATGCAAAGTTCGTTGAAATATTTAAACGCTTAGAAGCCCATGATGAAAAGTTTGCTGAAATATTTAAGCGTCTGGATACCCATGATGAAAAATTCGTTGAGATACTCAAACGTTTAGAAGTTCATGATGAAAAGTTCATTGAAATACTTAAAAGGCTTGATAGGCATGAAGATGAGATCGCTGAGCTTAGGAAGGATATGGATAAGGGTTTTGAGCTCATGCATAGGCATATATCTGCTCTTGGAGCTAGGTGGGGGATGATGGCGGAGGATGCTTTCAGAGAGGGGTTAAGGGGGCTCCTTGAGAAGGAGTTTGGGCTTAAGGTTGAGAGGTGGAGGGGGTATGATGAAAATGGCTTTGTCTTCGGCTATCCAAGCAATGTTGAAGTTGACGTAGCAGTCAAGGATGAGAAGATTATATTAATCGAAATTTCATCGCATATAAGAGCCTCAGACGTATTCCAGTTCAAGAGGAAGGCAGAGCTTTATCAAATGAAGACTGGAAGGAAGCCTGATAGACTCCTCATCGTAACGCTTTACGCTGATGAAAAAGCGCTGGAGGCATCAAAAATGCTTGGAATAGAAGTCTACACAAACATCTAACCTTTAAGCAAATTGAGGGAAGGCACTATTCATAAAGTTCTTTCTAGATGATACAATATGAATGATGACCTAAGTTTTAAAGGGGGTATTCAAGGAGACATGTAAGGCACGTTTACACATGTAAACTCCCAACGTGCCGTCTCCCACCGTTAACAGCGAAAGCCATCAATGAAGCTGAGACGAAATAACATAAATACAGAGCTATGACCAAAAATGGTAGGCTGAGATCACATATTCCACCTAAACTTAAACACTTTATGTAATTTAGTTTCAGCTATTCATAGTTAGATGCTCAGTCAAGAGCTATTAATTAAAAAGACTATTACTTTAATTTAATTTTTCAAATTAGAATTTAGGGGGCTATGATGATTTCCTTCATCATCCTTACATATAATGGACGTGGATATTATTATGATGTATATTTTTGCAGAATCTTTATGATATCATTGAAGCTGATTATCTTACTCATCATCACATTGAAATCCGATCTACTTCCATACTTCAACTTCCACTCTTCTACAATTTTGTTATACCTATTTGGATCCGTTATAACTGTGTAGTCGAGTACATGCATAACTATGTATCTATTAACATCTGATGTTACTTCTTCGTCTTTGTCGGTTGTTATGAAGATCACCTCTATACCCTTCGGCTTGAGCTCTCTACTCCAGAAGGCTGTTTCAGTCATCCTCTCCCTCAAACTGGTTTTGCATGACAATACAGCCACAACTTTCTCGTAGACCTTATTCACTATCACAAAATCCACATCTGGGAGGATTTCGCTCCAATTCCTTATAGTTAGCTGATTTCTCAGGGTGGAGTTTGGTGTGAGTTTTGATCCATGTATTATGTCTATTTTCTGTGATAGGAGTGGGTTGCTTGAGAGGATTTCATCGAGAGCTCTACACACGGAGTATTCATATAGAGCTCCCTTACATGACCTCCACCTCT is part of the Candidatus Methanomethylicota archaeon genome and harbors:
- a CDS encoding DUF86 domain-containing protein is translated as MVNGTEVGGRELIDRLRDALEKDENILLAYLFGSRATGKASSISDFDVAVLLKDNSLIGIGRVLFSVSKSLGVNEDAVDILDLSKAPLRLKVKVLKEGVKLVDRGYEEAIVQEVNKNFPEIALEIQKELHWWISNPRGIDIELIKEFLDYLAQVHRHLESFLNKRRVEELSSNAEAWYALKSMVQDIIQVMIDICAHIVGAKQLGVVSAYREYIEKLVGYGLMKPALGERIETMIILRNRLIHRYLTVKPEELWSWAMKISSEIIPEFEEWVLEIITSKV
- a CDS encoding retroviral-like aspartic protease family protein, with protein sequence MGHIWVEAVIRNPFTGGSASVKALVDTGATDTVIPRKIAEELQLPVTGKSVVLTARGPVELDECIGVMEIMGRKRAVPMLISSELNFALIGVTTLEWLRLEVDPTTGKLKESVAFLF
- a CDS encoding class I SAM-dependent methyltransferase, whose translation is MIQYYSRGAEDLFAQEVKRILGGGRVDFIFIDGDHTYEGVKRDFEMHSPLMRNCEGDFHK
- a CDS encoding DUF3782 domain-containing protein — protein: MIELEKLKAEVFRLLREDEEFRYAVAGLIGLGEIIKRLEAHDEKFIEILKRLDRHDEKFIEILKRLDSHDKKFIEMLKRLDAHDAKFVEIFKRLEAHDEKFAEIFKRLDTHDEKFVEILKRLEVHDEKFIEILKRLDRHEDEIAELRKDMDKGFELMHRHISALGARWGMMAEDAFREGLRGLLEKEFGLKVERWRGYDENGFVFGYPSNVEVDVAVKDEKIILIEISSHIRASDVFQFKRKAELYQMKTGRKPDRLLIVTLYADEKALEASKMLGIEVYTNI
- a CDS encoding BsaWI family type II restriction enzyme — protein: MTHRCDVIKRPRFCPSEILNKAIQFYDDYVRMHELSFRQAIEHFETIAEGEVRSIFGVGRGADQRWRSCKGALYEYSVCRALDEILSSNPLLSQKIDIIHGSKLTPNSTLRNQLTIRNWSEILPDVDFVIVNKVYEKVVAVLSCKTSLRERMTETAFWSRELKPKGIEVIFITTDKDEEVTSDVNRYIVMHVLDYTVITDPNRYNKIVEEWKLKYGSRSDFNVMMSKIISFNDIIKILQKYTS